Sequence from the Magallana gigas chromosome 4, xbMagGiga1.1, whole genome shotgun sequence genome:
TGTGTTCAAACAATGGGTAACCAGTTCTAGTACCTGTAGCGTTTCaattcttaaaattattattttgcaaattatacaAATAACTTTCAATGATAGAAAATTAATCCGTAAATATTAGCACACTTCCATTGTGTAAAAAggagtttttatttaattttctgataacccataatcatatattaaaatgtatgaGTAAATAGTTCACtagtatacatacatgtaacttgtaACCATTCCTGTTTTAACCTTCAATCttcataaattcaaataataagGACAAATCCTATTTCTTACCTTTTCCATACATTGTACATCCTAGTATTCAAATGAATCCATGATAAATTTCCCCACAATGGggattcaataaaaataatcaaaacctATAAAAATTCAGTTGTAAAAAGTTTGATCGGTGTTTGCtgcattatttttatattgctCCAATATATTAAAGTATTGTACATGAAATagaattaaatcaatttatagttacatgtacatatacacgAACTTACTTCTGTCACACAAACGCAATTAcaagcaaaatttaaaatgccttaatttGTAGTGTATTTctattcaataaattaattcaaacatcAGGAGCATGTTTTCttacttgttttgttttttattatttttttaaattaaaaatattatcgcCAAAAACACAAATTTGACAAGGAAAAGAACGTAACATTTATCAAATATCGTGAAAGGTATtctgttaaatgataaatgtatagttttgttttagtttattttaaacTATTGCGTACGTACAAAGTCATTTCTATGATAGAGGGTGTTAAACACTATTCGCGTAAATtaataatgagaaaaaaaatccgatgaaagttaatgataaaaagataaatagaGAAAGATAGATAAATTACTTGATTTTTTCATATCTCTCGATCTTTACATGTAAAGATGTGCTTTATTCACCGAAACGATCAAAGTAATGTTTATTTAACAAGCCTCCCGATGTTTATCAATTCAATCTAGTATGTGTTTTAAGAGTATACCTGATTTCAATCAATTTCAATACACTGCCCTGTCTCCAAAAAAACTCATCAATTACCTGAAAATCAAGGTAGATTGATACACCTGATTATATCACCTGTCCAGGCTTTCTGCCTCGCTGCTCATCTTTTGGTTAAAAACCCATTCAGGATCTCATTCATTTTTCGGAACAAAATCAATTTTCGTGTATGtttttgtatatgtaaacaatgcttAACTTTTATTTACGAATGGAAGGAGCTAGCGTTTAAATCTAGTTAGATCGACTCGTTGAACATGTGATGGATTTGttaaaagccccccccccccctccctccctcccTGCCGTTTTACAAACACTGCAATTAGAGTTATGCCTCTTGTATCTGTAACATAGAAATATCATTGGcgaatataaatgtatatgcacATGTCAGAATTGACAAGGTAAAAGGACGATAATTTAAGTTACTTTTCCTCTCAATCACTTGCATATCTTATCCACCTATTTTCAtcataaacaaatatacatgttgGCCTTTATTTACTTCCTTATTTTGATGAATGGacgatttaattaaacaataaaccaAATTAACCACACATTAAACAGGTAAGACCATTTGCACCTGATGAATGGATGATTGATTACCTGGAAACCACAATTAACTGCCCGTTACACGTGAACATGCGCATGTAGTTCATACATATAGcctatatatacataatatttcaGTAAGTCAGGCTGTTTTAATTGATATCGCGGCGGTTTCTTCGTCAACGTTGAAAGATTACTAGTTTATCTCCATCTTATTTTTCCGTCCTAATCAACCCGCACTACTGCACCAGCGTGGCAAcgcacataaaaaaaatacattctaAATTTGGGGtcaaatcaacgcactttgaaaatatttttcaaagtccTTTAATGCTTTAAGTTaaagcactttgaaaaaaaaaaatctataaagtgcgttatgaaggtaAATCAACATTTCTAATTAGTTTATAGTATGATATTTTGGTAACACTAGTGAATCTAATGTACCGTCTTTGAGAACGAGGGTGGAGGTTTGGATTAGCAAAAGGTATAGTTCAATTACCAGACTGAGTAcaacatttcattgatttcaggAAGTAGGTTCTCGACCCatcatattttctttcaaaatgtatgatattcagcaacttggAGTAAATGTATAAGAAcggaaaaagaaaatttatgtgtattttttgtatatgtaaacaatgcttGACTtttattaatagtgatattgaaaaaacgAGCTGGCCAATCAATATGGTATGTTAACTATTTGCAAGTGTTTCAATATAAACTCTTTTcaaattctaatcaaataaatcacttcattaTAAAAAAGTTACATCGCCAAgcaataaattattataaactttaaaataagcatagattaaagttttggatttttttctcgCACTGATGTTTAAAAGGTTATATTGTTTATGATAAACATTACTAACGTATCCTTTTTCACATCATGTTTGTTTGTAAGCGCATGAAATTGAAgccagttgaaatatgttatacattgatctccatcatcaatatatatacatgtaactcattTTCGTTTCTGGCATAGCCCAATGTATcagataagaaataaatttgttGCATACATGAAAACGGCAGGAAGATAATTGCTAATAAGCAATacagtttatgtcatatttggataatttaaATCTCCTGAGTTGTCCTTTATGTGTAAATTGTCAAACTACATAAGCtaaattatgagaaaaaaaaaatattctaatcgAGAAAcattgggtatttttttttagatatctcCCATTGAGCTTAACaagaattaaacaattatttgttatatataaaaAGTATCAATCATTTCGACCAAAGCCAGAACAGTTTTTTACAATGTGTGTTAATAttgacgatatcaacgcactatgaaatttttttttttgcaaagtacgttaacttggtcccaaaattaacgcactttgaaaaaaaaaatatcaaagtgcgttgtaacataTCAACAATACAGAAAGATTCTATAAATTTCGCAGAGAAGCTGTCCATATTGATCCTAAATATGGATACAACggttgtttttaaaacatctgaTGTTAAGTGTGTCGACTCTGACTATATGACATGGTATTTGTTGGTTTTGAAAGTTTGTCGTTGATTACTGAGGGATGCACTGCATGCGTGTATCTCCATCTGAATTTTCCGGTACGATTAACCACCACCCCTGCATCAGTCTCACTGTCAGATAGTAGGTGTCATGGTTCCTGTTCTCAGTCATGCATTTGATTTAAAGCATTTGACATCATCAGGCAATCTAATAGTTCACACTGTATTAGGCAGCATAAGACATTTCTTAATCTCCAGTCAGTATAATGGCAGTATCCATCCCCGGGCCCATTCATTATGTAGCCCTTTCATTGAGAAAGTGtctttgaaaatgattaaaaagcGCCGCATACTCAACTGTAAAATACAACGATGGCAAATGAAATGTCGGAGGTAACTCTGCAGCTTCTCATGGTCTATTGATTTCTGAATGAATGATGATGGGGATGtacacttttatttttaattaatcataAATAATTCAAATGATGCATATCAATTTTGGAATTAAATATGTGTTCAATATTTCAACAGACAGTTACGCGAGATTTGTTTATATGTCCAATTCAAGTTTCTGATGCAgcatgcattacatgtttttttttacctgttttgaAAAAGGCTACTTGTCTGTAGAACactaattttttatatataaaaaatcattaagcagcctacaattttatttgtttcgGAGACCATACATTAATTGTATATTTGTAACTAATCTAACTGATTTACATTTAACAAGACAATATATATACCGTACATCGGCGGATCATCTTTTGCCCAACGTTTTGTTCTTTCCTTTCTCTTTGATCATGTTAATATGGAGGATGGTACGATTAAGAACCCTAGTAAATGGAAGTAGAACTTACTATTTCTAATGATGATCTTTCGAAATTTTAGTGATGGAAAACatggacatttttaaaaaggaatttcACTGTATAAGCTGCgtattgataagaaattatttacttTGTGATTTTTTCTAATTAAGCTACTGTATACATgattattttcgccccgtgtaattttaGCCCCTCATCACTAGCAAACAGTTTCGTTTTGAATTCGCCAAGATTCCGTTGATGCAATCAGTTTGCAGCAGTTTTAGTTAGAGTTACTTCCCGTGCCTCATGCGAAATATTCAGGAGTATTGAGATTTTTAATTTGGttgaataatttatttcctTTGACATAACAAACTTTAATGAAAATGCATTTCGCTTTTTTCTCTAGCTACATCCCACAGTGAATAATCtggaatttgttttttaagctctctttacactgataaaataattttgaagctTTGATAAAATTACATCGCATTGAAATTGAGTATGTTAATTTTTCCTTAGTTTGATTTTAACGTAGAGTATTTGCCTTTTTTTCCAGGAAATCAGCGGAATTCCAAATGCTGCAATACGGAAATATtgacaaacttaaatctacaagcatataaaaatgcatgaaatacttatatatatagagagatttaattcactttatttcaaatatgaaacaaaaaaaacccttaatATATCATAGTCGCTGAGTAAATAAAAGcaaagcagaaaaaataaactgttttgAAGTCAACCAAAATATCAAAGGGACGTattctattttaaataaaagaatacgTAAATTACCAAAAGAATCAATATAACAAGCCTATGTACATGTCCATCGtgcatattaaaaatgatacaataattTAAGTCTTAAATGATTAATATCATTGTTCCACAATAAAGTCTAAAAGTCTCTATTTCAAATAGTTAATTTTCTTAACAGTGCCTTTGTATAGCTCACAGACAAACAGCATGTCGCTATTGTCAACACACAAACCGTAAGGATTCTTTAGATCACAGTAACtgttatcaatgtaacggagaaactgtccattctgatccagaatgtggatacaatggttgtcaccgtctgctgtcaggatatGACTCTGACTATCTGATGTAATACCAAATGGTTTAAATGGTTCGTCCGTGGTAGGAAAGGGATGGCCAATGTATCTCCATTTGAATTTCCCGtcctgattaaccaccactacAGCACCGGCCGCCttgtcagctacacagatgtcatggtttctgtttTCAGTGATGTATTTGATTTGAGAATTTCCTGAGTACAGAGGGTTACCTTCATCatcaaactgaatggtttgtttctctgtagatcccGAGTAACGGACAACTTTTGACCGATCAATACTGAACAtggtaaccaggagatcaccagtaGATGTGACACACAGTTTAATAGGTGTCCATCCCTGTAATATAACCATCTCCTCTGGTTGTCCATTCTTTACCTGGTAAACTTTCCCTGATGACCCATCACAGTACAATAAATATGCATTTCTGTCTACAGCTATATCGTTTGGTATTTTATCCGATTTAGGTTTCATTGTTTCGAGAAGTGAAATTTTGACGTTAAAGCATTTAATATTATTGGCCAATCCACTCGTTATTATCGTGTGTTCATTTAGACAGGTTACACTGCGTAGATTAACACCTCCGGTCTGTATTGTTGCAACAAGTTCTGGTTCATCCAGTAGTTTTCTGACGAAATTGTTTTGTGACAAGACGTCCCATTTTGTGTCAGTTGATAAAGGTGTGATCTCTCGAAAGAAATTATAGAATTGCTCACGATCTATAGGTTTTTGAATGAGTTCTGGGAGGCATACGTTTATCCTTGGTGGAAGCTTGCTAAACTCTCCGATTTCCGAACTGTACTCAATAACTGTAGAAACTTCAGTAGAATTTTCGATCGCCTTTAATGCCAGTAATGTTTGCTTTATGAGAGGCTGTGTCTTTTTGATTTCATCcaaatatttctgtaaaatGTCGTTGTGTTTCAGTTTTATCTCAATAATGtgagttttcattttgtttataacgATGTCGATTTCTTTGTGCCATTGCTCCCCTTTTTTTGATATTTCTGATGTAAGTTTCTCATATTCTCTGCTCAGGTTGGCAAGCTGATTTTCCAAGTCAAGTGCACCTTCTTCATAGGAAGgagaaattgatttttccatCTCTTCCAAATCATTTTTAACTATTTCCTTCTTTATCTTAAAAACTACCAACACTTCTTCAAAGTCATGCCCTTTGTGTTGGTTAGACGTCATGCATGAAGAACAAACAAACTTTTTGCAATCTTTGCACTGCAGTTCACATATTTTGTGTGGATGTTTTTCACATTTCGGATAAATCAAGGTTGATTTTCGATGTCTAAAAGAGACTACTTTATGATTGTCATAGTCATCTGAAATATGTTCACCTATACAAAGCTTGCATAGGCTGACGTGACAAATGACACAATAGCTCTGTACTATTGCTGTTTTACAGGCGTCACATCGTTTTACATCCTGGAGACTGTCATCAGGATCCATAATTCTtctacaaaatttaaatatcaaatacttaattgattttgaaataaggTAAACATTTCATTGTAAATCATAATTACCTTCGTATAATTTTTATGCAAACTGGAATGTGATTACTCTGTAATCAATTTATACTGGTAACTTTTTAATTAGTATAAAACGTACATTGGCATAatgtagctacatgtatgaattattttttttttcattttaaagtattcTTGTATGTCATGAAACTGGTCagtcaattttcattttgtgcGAATCATAAGTCTATTTTGGAAGTCTATGTCAAAGTCGGAATTATAGCGGCCCTTGCTGATATACATATTTCCGGACCGACCAGCCTGTCATtgctaagtacatgtacatgtatatcattagtATGTGAGACTTTGCTTACTTCAATATACGTATGCCATGTGCGTTTGTCTCTTGATTGACAAAAAGAGTAAAGAccactttttaattatttaattattcttgAAACCTTTTTTGATTAACAtttagttgaaattgatttttttcgaAGACTGACAAGTATGTTTGCTTTCTCTTTGATTTGAATGACATCAAAAATGAAAGTTaacagttttttttctaaagaacaAGATGAATTGTAAAAAGATTCTGCTGAAGCAGTTACATACAGTATgtcatgtatatttaaaaagagTACATACCGTAGTTAAAAGAAAGTACATATCCtgggaaattttttttctcagcagAAGACTCTGAACCCCAACATGTCTGGCTCCGGGATcatgaaactgtcttaaatTTTAAGTCAGACTTAAGTCAATGAATTTGcacttaaattttaagattgttctTAAAGTGGATCACAAAAAAATGACTTAGGGTTAAGTCTGAAATATTGTCTTAAATCTTAAGACTGCTATTAGGCAGACTTAAGTTTATAGATTCTTACTATGTAAGTTCAAAATGGCGACACTCGTTggattttttaagaagaaatgaTCAGCAAAGAAGGTTGCTCCCTCGTCCTCGGGTTTTCTATTTATAGTCTAGGTTTTTCCCCTTTGTGCACTTGCTATtgaagttatttccctttgttaaAGTGAAAGTGTGTAAACACGTCTGTATAATGACTGATATGTTATCCAGTAAGAAACTATgctaatatttgtgtgaagcatcttttaaatatatttttttaaactttgtgaTATATGATAATGTTTACGATGCAGCCAATAGGAATCTTCAAAAgaagaagagttccacttttaACAAATTCTGTCGAAAAATCGCGCGAGTTACTATGGAGTTTAGCTAAGACAAATCTTAGCTAAGTTTTTTCTTAGATCGTTTTGTGATCCACTTAAGTAAGCAATCTTAACTAAGTCTAAATTTTagatttaagacaaaattctaacttaaatttaagacagtttcatgATCCCGGAGCCAGATCTCTAACGGAATGTGATCACGTGACGGAATTTTCGATATTTTGGAACGGAGCTTAATTGTTCTAAACTGTTAACAGAGCCAAGATTAAATGATACAGACTTTATATATATCGACATTTAaaggacatggtcacgatttgagCTGATAGtgtttaggttttttttaaattcatatgtaCACAATGCTCTATTGCGATAATTATGTTCCTCATGATATAGCAAAATTTGAGTGTTTGTCGTGATGCAGAGGTCACATATCTTTCGTAAGCAAACTAAGTTCGaacaacatttattttacaGTCAAGACGTAATGATGCGGTAATACTAGTACGAGGTTAATTTTTGCTGATTTCCAAGTATTTGAGTTTGCTTGATCTACCATGCTTTTGTCGTTAGCTTATCTAattaaggtggaaggctacatcgtcatAATATGTCTGACATCCGTTTGAAACGCCATTTTGTTCCGGATTGATAGCATTATatcgtggtacaaaatagctatacaccgttcAATTGAACTCTTCTAAAGAGGGAGATGAGACAAgaatgaaatcaccaaaacgcttagaaaatatgtcaattccCTTCGTGATTAAAGCtttcaactaacattgattatcagctgttatGTACAGAAAACGTGAAATCGAAATAATGTACTGTTTTCCTGCTATTGGCAATACATATTTGTCATGccatctgcaacagacgatcataaATATGTGACGGATTATCGATAAAGGTGAGCAGATATAATATTTTCACTTGAACCATATATGCatgattaatttaaaactaaagTTCTGTAGTACCATCTCATCATGTTAATTGATCCCAACTTCccaaataaaacatttgcagTATAAGACTTGCATTGAAAGTTTGACACTtaactaatgtattttaattaaaatatatagagctaggtagcaatagcagtggaagcccgGATTTGCAAGCCAAATGAGGGAACGACAGAATCTTGAAAAAGAGCATGTTTTTAATTACCACACATACATAtgtatcactatggacatctaatgtatgtttaaaatatgcatatggctgtttataatttgtattgtatataaaaaaagtaaaaggcaatgtaactactaacattttgtttttgttttaaagagttaaataaagatataatgcattcataaaaaatatattttttcagattcaaaCATTATTATAAGCACTACTAACCTTATTCCTACATTTTAGCATATAATTgtacctttaaaaaatttcttcgtgattttttttaaattagaaaatgggtcccaa
This genomic interval carries:
- the LOC105325702 gene encoding tripartite motif-containing protein 2, whose amino-acid sequence is MDPDDSLQDVKRCDACKTAIVQSYCVICHVSLCKLCIGEHISDDYDNHKVVSFRHRKSTLIYPKCEKHPHKICELQCKDCKKFVCSSCMTSNQHKGHDFEEVLVVFKIKKEIVKNDLEEMEKSISPSYEEGALDLENQLANLSREYEKLTSEISKKGEQWHKEIDIVINKMKTHIIEIKLKHNDILQKYLDEIKKTQPLIKQTLLALKAIENSTEVSTVIEYSSEIGEFSKLPPRINVCLPELIQKPIDREQFYNFFREITPLSTDTKWDVLSQNNFVRKLLDEPELVATIQTGGVNLRSVTCLNEHTIITSGLANNIKCFNVKISLLETMKPKSDKIPNDIAVDRNAYLLYCDGSSGKVYQVKNGQPEEMVILQGWTPIKLCVTSTGDLLVTMFSIDRSKVVRYSGSTEKQTIQFDDEGNPLYSGNSQIKYITENRNHDICVADKAAGAVVVVNQDGKFKWRYIGHPFPTTDEPFKPFGITSDSQSHILTADGDNHCIHILDQNGQFLRYIDNSYCDLKNPYGLCVDNSDMLFVCELYKGTVKKINYLK